In Polynucleobacter sp. es-EL-1, the following are encoded in one genomic region:
- a CDS encoding FAD-dependent oxidoreductase, producing MTQAQLSSPAIVIIGSGMAGFTTIREIRKLDKEVPITLITREPGYSYSKPMLSTALASNKNAEQLISMSAEGMADQLAVHILGNTEVHEIDSKQQLIITSQGSVPYSKLVLCLGSDQIRVPLQGNAVDSVISVNDLEDYAQFRQAIAGKKRVAILGAGLIGCEFANDLAIGSYEVDVIDLAPQILGRLLPPEASQALQDKLSEVGIRWHLGTTVQSLDKTDEGLAITLANGKVVISDVFLSAVGLKPRLALAQKAGIQTGLGIQVGRTLETNIQNIFSIGDCAEVEGLVLPYIMPIMQAARALAPKLLGQETMLTYPAMPVMVKTPALPTIVSPPPASAIGQWKINSIDGGIEARFESPDGKLLGFALLGSATAQRAALTKELPPLL from the coding sequence TTGACCCAAGCACAACTATCTTCACCTGCCATTGTCATTATTGGTAGCGGTATGGCTGGCTTTACGACGATTCGTGAAATCCGCAAGCTAGATAAGGAAGTACCGATCACCTTGATTACCCGTGAACCAGGCTACTCTTACTCAAAGCCTATGCTATCAACTGCTCTGGCTAGCAATAAAAATGCGGAGCAGCTCATTTCTATGAGCGCAGAGGGCATGGCAGATCAGTTAGCCGTCCATATTTTAGGCAACACAGAAGTGCATGAAATTGATAGCAAGCAGCAGCTCATCATCACTTCTCAAGGTTCAGTTCCCTACTCTAAATTGGTGCTTTGCTTGGGCTCAGATCAGATTCGCGTGCCCTTACAGGGCAATGCGGTCGATAGCGTCATTAGCGTAAATGATTTGGAGGACTACGCTCAGTTTCGTCAAGCCATTGCTGGCAAAAAAAGGGTTGCCATATTGGGAGCTGGTCTGATTGGCTGTGAATTTGCAAACGATCTCGCCATCGGCTCTTATGAGGTGGATGTGATTGACCTGGCGCCACAGATACTCGGTCGCCTACTACCCCCAGAGGCATCACAAGCACTACAAGATAAATTAAGTGAGGTTGGTATACGCTGGCATCTGGGCACCACCGTACAATCCCTTGATAAAACAGATGAGGGTCTTGCAATTACCCTAGCTAATGGCAAAGTAGTTATCAGTGATGTTTTTCTTTCTGCAGTAGGCCTTAAACCTCGTCTAGCGTTGGCTCAAAAAGCAGGCATTCAAACGGGTCTCGGAATTCAAGTGGGGCGAACTCTAGAGACGAATATTCAGAATATTTTTTCAATTGGAGATTGCGCCGAAGTGGAGGGGCTGGTTCTTCCCTACATCATGCCAATCATGCAAGCTGCCAGAGCACTAGCACCTAAGCTCTTAGGTCAAGAGACCATGCTTACTTATCCAGCTATGCCAGTAATGGTCAAGACCCCTGCGTTACCTACAATCGTTTCACCACCACCGGCCAGCGCCATTGGGCAGTGGAAGATAAACTCGATCGATGGTGGTATTGAGGCTCGCTTCGAATCACCTGATGGCAAACTACTTGGCTTTGCTCTTTTGGGAAGTGCTACGGCTCAGCGTGCAGCGCTTACTAAAGAGTTACCTCCCCTGCTCTAG
- a CDS encoding urate hydroxylase PuuD, with amino-acid sequence MSSIFTSLGRTVLAGFVLLILILLALGANLTSVELPFLFRWIHVMVGIMWVGLLWYFNFVQIPSMAKIPDEQKPAIAKVIAPTALFWFRWSALFTVVSGLILAVLNGYAHQAFTLQPPFRAIGLGMWIALYMAFNVWFIIWPNQKRALGIVPAEPEVKAKSARLAMLVSRFNTMLSIPMLFLMVAQSHNVTWFAIV; translated from the coding sequence ATGTCATCCATCTTCACTTCATTAGGGCGCACAGTCTTAGCGGGCTTTGTGCTTCTGATTCTGATTCTGCTGGCCTTAGGCGCAAATTTGACCTCGGTTGAGTTGCCGTTTTTGTTCCGCTGGATTCATGTGATGGTTGGCATCATGTGGGTGGGTTTGCTCTGGTACTTCAATTTTGTCCAGATTCCATCCATGGCCAAAATACCGGATGAGCAAAAGCCAGCTATCGCTAAGGTAATTGCCCCAACGGCTTTATTTTGGTTTCGATGGTCTGCACTATTCACTGTGGTGAGTGGTTTGATCCTGGCGGTACTTAATGGCTATGCTCATCAAGCATTTACTTTGCAGCCGCCATTTCGTGCTATTGGATTGGGGATGTGGATTGCTTTATATATGGCTTTTAATGTTTGGTTCATTATTTGGCCAAACCAAAAGCGGGCCCTCGGTATTGTTCCCGCTGAGCCAGAAGTAAAAGCAAAGTCAGCTCGATTGGCCATGTTGGTATCTCGCTTCAATACGATGCTGTCAATCCCAATGCTCTTCTTAATGGTTGCACAATCGCATAACGTTACCTGGTTTGCTATTGTTTAA
- the sodB gene encoding superoxide dismutase, whose product MEHTLPPLPYALDALAPFISKETLEYHYGKHHQTYVTNLNNLIKGTEFENANLEEIVKKSAGGVFNNAAQVWNHTFYWNSMKPNGGGAPTGALADAINAKWGSLDKFKEEFTKCAVGTFGSGWAWLVKKADGSLDLVSTSNAATPLTTDAKPLMTCDVWEHAYYIDTRNARPKYLENFWNLVNWDFANQNFA is encoded by the coding sequence ATGGAACACACACTACCTCCGCTGCCATATGCCCTCGATGCGCTTGCCCCATTTATCTCAAAAGAGACTCTTGAGTATCACTATGGCAAACATCATCAAACTTACGTTACCAATCTCAATAATTTGATTAAAGGCACTGAGTTTGAAAACGCCAATTTAGAAGAGATTGTTAAAAAGTCTGCCGGTGGTGTTTTCAATAATGCTGCTCAAGTATGGAACCACACTTTTTATTGGAATAGCATGAAGCCAAATGGTGGCGGTGCTCCAACCGGTGCTTTGGCTGATGCCATTAATGCTAAGTGGGGTTCATTAGATAAATTTAAAGAAGAGTTCACTAAATGTGCTGTGGGTACATTTGGTTCTGGTTGGGCATGGTTGGTTAAGAAGGCTGATGGCTCATTGGATTTGGTTTCTACAAGCAATGCGGCGACACCATTAACAACCGACGCAAAGCCATTAATGACTTGTGACGTTTGGGAGCATGCGTATTACATCGATACTCGCAATGCACGTCCTAAATATCTCGAGAACTTCTGGAATTTAGTGAACTGGGATTTTGCAAATCAGAACTTTGCTTAA
- a CDS encoding 3-hydroxybutyrate dehydrogenase codes for MSHLKGKTALVTGSTSGIGLAMAVALAKQGANIMMNGFGEKDAAIASVKACGVEVDYHGADMSKPAEIEDLIKQTEKRFGTLDILVNNAGIQYTANIEEFPADKWESIIAINLSSAFYTSHHALPGMQKRNWGRIINIASVHGLVASTQKAAYVAAKHGIVGLTKVTALENAKTGITCNAICPGWVLTPLVQKQVDARAERDGVSNEEAKKALVSEKQPSGEFVAPEQLAALAVFLCGPDASEVRGVAWNMDGGWTAQ; via the coding sequence ATGTCTCATTTAAAAGGTAAAACAGCCCTCGTCACTGGTTCAACTAGCGGTATTGGTCTTGCTATGGCTGTTGCATTAGCAAAGCAGGGCGCCAATATCATGATGAATGGTTTTGGCGAGAAAGATGCAGCAATAGCATCTGTAAAAGCTTGTGGTGTGGAGGTTGACTATCACGGTGCTGACATGAGCAAGCCTGCGGAAATTGAGGATCTCATCAAGCAAACAGAAAAACGCTTTGGTACTTTAGATATCTTGGTAAACAATGCAGGCATTCAATACACCGCCAATATTGAGGAGTTTCCTGCCGATAAATGGGAATCCATTATTGCCATTAATTTGAGTTCAGCCTTTTATACCTCTCACCATGCTTTGCCCGGAATGCAGAAGCGTAACTGGGGGCGCATTATCAATATTGCCTCAGTCCATGGCTTAGTTGCCTCCACACAAAAAGCAGCTTATGTTGCCGCTAAGCACGGGATTGTAGGTTTAACCAAAGTGACTGCTTTAGAGAATGCTAAAACAGGTATTACATGTAATGCTATTTGCCCGGGTTGGGTTCTTACTCCCTTGGTTCAAAAACAGGTGGATGCTCGTGCTGAGCGGGATGGAGTTTCCAATGAGGAGGCGAAAAAGGCCCTCGTCTCAGAAAAGCAGCCATCAGGCGAATTTGTGGCGCCTGAGCAGCTAGCCGCTCTGGCAGTTTTCTTGTGCGGACCAGATGCATCTGAGGTTCGTGGGGTAGCCTGGAATATGGATGGCGGCTGGACAGCTCAATAA
- a CDS encoding YqaA family protein yields MDHMLSQFFDFFGMPSVGLSAVFISAFISATLLPVGSEPVLFGYISLNPHYYWIAIGLATVGNTLGGMLDWWLGLLSRNSFESLKGPSNGRMQRWLEERGPKMLLLSWLPGFGDPLCLAAGWLRLPWRPCLAYMAVGKFFRYLTMTWLLTLVPESFWHQIGHSLGLI; encoded by the coding sequence ATGGACCATATGTTGAGTCAATTTTTTGACTTTTTTGGTATGCCATCAGTGGGCTTATCTGCGGTTTTCATTAGTGCCTTTATTTCTGCGACTTTATTGCCGGTTGGTTCAGAGCCCGTGCTATTTGGCTATATAAGTCTTAATCCCCATTACTACTGGATTGCCATCGGGCTTGCCACGGTGGGTAATACCTTAGGGGGTATGCTCGATTGGTGGTTGGGCCTGCTCAGTAGAAATAGTTTTGAGTCTTTAAAAGGCCCATCGAATGGCAGAATGCAACGTTGGCTAGAGGAGCGAGGGCCAAAGATGTTGTTGCTTTCTTGGCTGCCTGGCTTTGGTGATCCCCTCTGTCTGGCTGCGGGGTGGTTAAGACTCCCCTGGAGACCCTGTTTGGCCTATATGGCCGTTGGGAAGTTCTTTCGCTATCTGACTATGACTTGGCTTTTAACTTTAGTCCCCGAGAGCTTTTGGCACCAGATAGGACATTCGCTAGGCTTGATTTAA
- a CDS encoding acyl-CoA dehydrogenase family protein, which yields MNHPIPKPDQYQDMREALRDLCKSFDSAYWQKVDHDRDYPEAFVDAMAQAGWLAALIPEEYGGSGLGLAEASVIMEEINFSGGNAGSCHGQMYNMGTLLRHGSDAQKKLYLPKIATGELRLQSMAVTEPSTGTDTTKLKTTAVKKGDKYVVNGQKVWISRIQHSDLMILLARTTPLAEVKKKSEGMSIFIVDLKEAIGKGMDIQPIANMVNHETNEVFFDNLEIPAENLIGEEGQGFKYILDGLNAERTLIAAECIGDAYWFVDKARRYANERVVFDRPIGKNQGIQFPIADAFIETEAANLMRFKACELFDTQQPCGAESNMAKYLAAKASWEAANVCLQTHGGFGFANEYDVERKFRETRLYQVAPISTNLIYSYVAEHILGLPRSF from the coding sequence ATGAATCACCCCATTCCAAAACCAGACCAGTACCAAGACATGCGCGAAGCATTGCGTGACCTCTGCAAAAGCTTTGACTCAGCTTATTGGCAAAAGGTTGATCACGACCGTGATTACCCGGAAGCCTTTGTCGATGCAATGGCTCAGGCCGGTTGGCTAGCCGCATTGATTCCAGAAGAATATGGTGGCTCCGGTCTTGGTCTTGCTGAGGCTTCGGTCATCATGGAGGAGATCAATTTCTCCGGTGGCAATGCCGGATCCTGTCACGGACAGATGTACAACATGGGCACTCTTCTGCGACATGGCTCTGATGCACAAAAAAAACTCTATCTTCCAAAAATTGCTACCGGTGAATTACGTCTACAAAGCATGGCAGTCACTGAGCCAAGCACTGGAACTGACACTACCAAACTGAAAACGACTGCAGTGAAAAAAGGTGATAAGTATGTCGTCAATGGTCAAAAAGTATGGATCTCCAGAATTCAGCACTCCGATCTCATGATTCTGTTGGCGCGCACCACCCCCCTTGCAGAGGTTAAGAAAAAATCAGAAGGGATGTCGATCTTTATTGTCGACCTCAAGGAAGCGATTGGCAAAGGTATGGATATCCAGCCAATTGCCAACATGGTCAATCATGAGACCAATGAAGTTTTCTTTGACAACCTAGAAATCCCTGCAGAAAATCTCATTGGCGAAGAGGGTCAAGGATTCAAATACATCTTGGATGGCCTTAATGCCGAACGTACCCTCATTGCCGCCGAGTGCATTGGGGATGCTTATTGGTTTGTAGATAAGGCCCGTCGTTACGCTAATGAGCGCGTGGTATTTGATCGCCCCATTGGCAAGAACCAAGGCATTCAATTTCCAATTGCCGATGCCTTCATTGAAACTGAAGCGGCCAATCTCATGCGCTTTAAGGCATGTGAACTGTTTGATACTCAGCAGCCCTGCGGCGCAGAATCCAATATGGCTAAATACTTAGCAGCTAAAGCATCATGGGAAGCAGCCAATGTTTGCTTACAGACCCATGGTGGTTTTGGTTTTGCCAATGAATACGATGTGGAGCGTAAGTTCCGTGAAACTCGTCTTTATCAAGTGGCTCCTATTTCAACTAACTTGATTTATTCCTACGTCGCCGAGCATATTCTCGGCCTGCCACGTTCCTTCTAA